One genomic segment of Jaculus jaculus isolate mJacJac1 chromosome 2, mJacJac1.mat.Y.cur, whole genome shotgun sequence includes these proteins:
- the Emc2 gene encoding ER membrane protein complex subunit 2 — MAKVTERFDVTWEEMRDKMRKWREENSRNSEQIVEVGEELINDYASKLGDDIWIIYEQVMIAALDYGRDDLALFCLQELRRQFPGSHRVKRLTGMRFEAMERYDDAIQLYDRILQEDPTNTAARKRKIAIRKAQGKNVEAIRELNEYLEQFVGDQEAWHELAELYINEHDYAKAAFCLEELMMTNPHNHLHCQQYAEVKYTQGGLENLELSRKYFAQALKLNNRNMRALFGLYMAASHIASNPKASAKIKKDNMKYASWAASQINRAYQFAGRNKKETKYSLKAVEDMLETLQITQS, encoded by the exons ATGGCGAAGGTCACGGAGCGTTTCGATGTGACTTGGGAAG aaatgcgAGACAAAATGAGAAAATGGAGAGAAGAAAACTCACGAAATAGTGAGCAAATTGTGGAAGTCGGAGAAGAATTGATTAATGATTATGCTTCTAAACTTGGGGATGATA TTTGGATTATCTATGAGCAGGTGATGATTGCAGCTCTAGACTATGGTCGGGATGACCTGGCATTG ttttgtctTCAGGAGTTAAGGAGACAGTTCCCAGGCAGTCACAGAGTCAAGAGGTTAACAGGCATGAGATTTGAAGCCATGGAAAG gtaTGATGATGCTATACAACTATATGATCGGATTTTACAAGAAGACCCAACTAACACT GCTGCAAGAAAGCGTAAGATTGCCATTCGAAAAGCCCAAGGGAAAAATGTGGAGGCCATTCGGGAGCTGAATGAGTATCTGGAACA ATTTGTTGGTGACCAAGAAGCCTGGCATGAGCTTGCAGAACTTTATATCAATGAACATGA CTATGCAAAAGCAGCCTTTTGTTTAGAGGAGCTTATGATGACGAATCCACACAATCACTTACACTGTCAGCAGTATGCTGAG GTTAAATATACCCAAGGTGGACTTGAAAACCTGGAACTTTCAAGAAAGTATTTTGCACAGGCACTGAAACTGAACAACAGAAATATGAGAGCTCTGTTTGGGCTTTACATG GCTGCAAGTCATATTGCTTCTAACCCAAAAGCaagtgcaaaaataaaaaaagataacatgAAATATGCTAGTTGGGCAGCTAGTCAAATCAACAGAGCTTATCAG